The Candidatus Deferrimicrobiaceae bacterium DNA window ATCGCCGGGGAGGTGAACCATGAAGAAGATCGAGGCCATTATCAAGCCGTTCAAGCTCGATGAGGTCAAGGAGGCTTTAAACGACATCGGCATCCAGGGGATCACCGTTTCCGAAGTGAAGGGATTCGGGCGCCAGAAGGGGCACACCGAGCTCTACCGGGGGGCGGAGTACGTGGTCGACTTCCTCCCCAAGATCAAGCTCGAGGTGATCGTGCCCGACGACCTGGTTCCGCAGGTCGTGGAGACGGTGGAGAAGTCCGCGCGGACGGGCCGGATCGGAGACGGGAAGATCTTCGTGACGAACGTGGAGGAAGTGGTGAGGATCCGGACGGGCGAGCGCGGAAAGGATGCGATCTGATCGGACGGCAAACCG harbors:
- a CDS encoding P-II family nitrogen regulator, with amino-acid sequence MKKIEAIIKPFKLDEVKEALNDIGIQGITVSEVKGFGRQKGHTELYRGAEYVVDFLPKIKLEVIVPDDLVPQVVETVEKSARTGRIGDGKIFVTNVEEVVRIRTGERGKDAI